tttattcgaaaagaatattgagatattttaacatattttcatgcatgcatgtacattgacccgtgactagacagtgttatatacgcatatttatatgtatatatttatgtatacggaatatggaaaaaaggttacggtgttatgtacgcatcaccacctgatcagttggtatatgttgatgatgttgcctacagtggccgagacaatatgatggaattccctcagtggcttgatgatatttgtacactcatacctatgcatggcacgatatTTATACGCAcctgcatgacattataaatgtttcagaattcacaaagttattcagatttacagatggatttctttattctatatttcatctatgtcttttacgtactgattttcataccttacatactcagtacatttttcgtactaacTTCCTATTTCACGGGGGCTGCATTTCAtacccgcaggtgcaggtaggcaagttgacggtccctcttcttaggatccttgatcagcgagagttggcgtgctccactgttgcttttaattttggtacgatatgtttgtgtgtgtgtgtgtgtgtgtgtatgtatatatatatgggtatggcatggctcagtcccgtctttgtacagttatatttctattagaggtctgtagacaatatgtctagttgggttgtatgtggcttTGCCGGCTTCTAGTTtgaggtatatagttgtctatagcagtcttgtcggctcgccctacatatgttgcacgtatatgtatgtatgcctttttgggcagatttccttcatgtatattattctcgtaatttagcagatgttattcaggtttatatcttagacgcatgcttaggggtgtttgacaggtaggactcgggtaTATGTTTGACAGGGGAAAATATGTAGACTCCTCCTGATGACGGATCCTGTAGACAATTTTTTTGAGGGAAGTTAGTCTAGagaaaacaccaaaaagatttttttttatttttttttcttagatagtgtagcaattcccccttggtttttctttaggccatggttcttttccaagggtttaacttgaaccgggtataggtagttttctttttattttgtagaTTAGGTTAATGGGCTACGAGCTAGAGAATCAAAAGATAACCCATAGCGTTGACAcgcctgaacacaatagaccctagagtcTAACGCTTAGTCTTATTTTTTGAATCTCACTAAAGTGCCTTAATTTATATGTTTGTTGTTGAATTGAATGCTCATAATGGAGCGTCTTGATGAGCTAATCTGGAATGAGTcttatgccatgtgtggtgaggtttttgtgtagtccatgtattgtacttgtgtctagaacttgcccggtatgtgagttgaagcggaattttaggtgatgctcagtttgaaaaatgattttaggctttctttgatctttttgagcttaattgcttgtcacaaataaaatttgtccctagttaacccttttgagcctatggacttttgtttggcacccgcattacgaGCATATAccctttttgttcttaattgacattattttgatcattttacctcttaaagcactttaattgtgataTAAGCgttaaaagaagtaagaaggaactaagtgtggggtggcttttgagtggaaccaataaaaggaagAAAAGTGCACTTGTTTTGTAAACTAATACACCACTAGCGAAAATTgagagaaaagaagaataaactggaaaaaaaaaagaggaatacATTGTGTCTTGTTCCAGCTAATGGGTATGAATTAAtatagtgcttaaagaagaagggagtATTTGTAGGGTGATATTGTTTATGGAAGttaagtgggttgaagaatttgcgctaaagttgctcatgtgatgtgttaaagtgcttaggagggttagtccATATTCCGaaatatatcctacccatcccttagcccacattacaaccaggaaaaagtcctaattgattttgggtCGAGCaggcctacattagtagagatttatattgagggcaagcttatggtaccaattgcatacATGTGACTTCTTTTGTGAAGGTGAGTGATTTCTTTGATATATGTGAGCATATGATGCGAATGTGTGGATTGAATTCAATTTTCGTTGATGtgattgtgagggcatatgattcgtgatggaaaagcaagtcttgacttctgtgTAGAGTACGTTGAGGAAGTatgaatattgcatggcacttgaagagtcgacttttgaggctaggattgttcactgctaggcgtaATGTATGTAAATTGTTCTGGGTGTAGGGCATTAGGTgaaatggttgagtgaaggaACCTTTAGAATgtatagtttgattgctcgaggactagcaatgaagaaagtgtggggtgttgataataggttaaatctaggtaatttggcgattgtttatgctcccacttgattatattccaatatcataatatggttaattgatgaaaaataggctctaattgtgaattgtatatattgcaggatgaggagcctagGTGATGCATTAAACAGTTGTGATTGGAACCATTTTGGAGCAAGAAAGACCCCTCAGAGCTGAGTACGCTTGAAGACGAGGAACAGAAGTGATGAAACACATAACTGGACATGCGCGCCCAGGTGAGCGACCACGCTACTTTTAGCGCGTCCATGACAGAATCTCAGCCAATTAGCACGGCCAGATGCGCGTCCAGATGTGTGGTCGCACTAATCCAAAATCCGGGAAGAGTTATTTAGGGGCAGAATTGGAAATCTGGAGGAAAActcacttaacctatataaagtcaagctcgcccaaggaaGAGGGAGGAGGTTTTTCATagtctagtgcaagaaatagagagacaagaggcaaggaggagattTGACCATCAagatcttcttttcttctcttggtttttgctatttgggatgaaattgaatctatttgtgatgaacactagcatgagtagctaaaacccattgttctagggtcataggtgaaacatgaatgttgttgtttgaagttcaatttgacaaagttggtttatcatattgggttgtttatttaattctgcttttaattattttgctgagtaactaacagtgaaatactatctacgaatctttagttgaacttGAAAGTGGGAActttgcatatagaattaaatagcgcaagttcttgaacccgggcctcggggaacggattagcaattgggatagacatatactcaattgccttgcttggttgaaatacaggaattgtaaatgtattcttgttaatcttaattccatagacatataggcattgagttaacttgaataggcgagtaagaactcgacatattcttatgagtaatattaaccctgtcaattaACAATCCAGGTAAATcgattagtcattttaactaagaacataacacgattgttaactagcctgtgaccctggaatatcctctCCTACTGTTTATTACTCGaaattgttatttgtttggtTAATTGCTCTAGTTAGATTATTGCTTGGTAGTTTAGGTAGTAAAATAATTACATCTCTATTTTGTGAAAAACCTCTTGGATAGACAAAttaattgagtttgaattagtcaatagttaatcataagtcttcatgggaacgatactctactcactactctattacttgacgatcacgtgcacttgcgtaagtgtttttggtcgcaacaatggtccctcttcttaggatccttgatcagcgagagttggcgtgctccacttgatccggagttgcttttgattttggtacgatatgtttttgtgtgtgtatatatatatatatgggtatggcgtggctcagtcccgtctttgtacagttatatttctattagaggtctgtagacagtatgtctagttgggttgtatgtggccttgccggcttccagttttgaggtatatagttgtctatagtagccttgtcggctcgccctacgtatgttgcacgtatatgtatgtatgcctttttgggcagatttccttcatgtatatCATTCTTGTAATTTAGCAGAtattattcaggtttatatcttagacgcatgcttaggggtgtttgacaggtaagacTCGGGCAtccgtcgcagcccatcggtttgggtcgtgacagagggATAAGGAATAATTAATCCTAGGACTAAATTTAAGAAGAGTTTATCTCATATTTGGTTGGTAGAAAATTGCGGTATAATTAATCCTAAGACTAGTTATCCCGAAATTGTAATATTTTTTATCCCCATGTAAAACTGAAATAACTAATTCCGGAATAAATtctttccaaccaaacgaccccataGTGTATAATCTAGTAAAAATAAGCAGTAATATTTCCAAGAACATAAGACAAAAAGGGAAAATGGAGATCAAAATAATCTTAGTCCCTATTTTAAGCTAAATATATCATGATACATCAGCTTCATCCTATTAAGTTACATTACAAAAATAGATCCAATAAACAAGAGTAAAATACAAAACAAAATAGACAATAAAGTCACTGAACATGGAATACTTCCTTTGTCTTTCCTAAATATCATCCCTTCAATTATAGGATAATTCACTACCAAAATGAAAAATGATAggaaaacttggccaaacaaatCACTCAATCTGCCTTCAAATATCACTTTTGCACTTCCCAAAACAAATGAGACCATATTCAATGTGACTAATGTAACCAAAGGGACAATTAACATTTTAGATgcttgaaaatcataaattcccTTTTGATATCTCTTCAATtggtcattatcaacaactttaTTTGTTGGTAAGAAACTTGCTTTTCTAAAGCCAAATAGTTTCAAGATTGCATCTAAACTTCCATAGAAATAAGCTGTTATTGACTTTATCATCCATACCCTCCATTCATTCCACCATGTTCTCATTGTTCCTCCAGTTTGGACAACTTCCCATAAGTATTTTCCAAGTGttgacaagaaaagaaaagaatatacCATAAACCATGGACTTGAGACCTGTGAAAATTGATATAGTTTCAGTCAAAGTCTATCTTTAAGAGTTTAAGTCTTGAGCAATTAAAGTTTATATTTCCTTCGTTTCATTTGATATGGCGGTGTTTGACTGAAACtctcgctatgcgcggggtccgggaaagggccgaaccataagggtctattgtacgctcgcagccttaccctgcatttctgcaagaagctgttttcacggctcgaacctgtAACCTCTTCGTCACATGACAGCGACTTTACCAGTTACACCAAGACTCCCCTTTATGTCACAACATTAATATGGGCTATAAAAGCATGGTAGCCAAAATGGAACGTTTACAGTTATAGAGTGCTCAATATAGAAAAATGTAATTCCTTttaaacaacactaacaaatgaagaAGCATTAACTTAAATAGCCGATCACCCGACTGCTTAAACTAAAATAACCAAatgatatataatatatgtataatccaGGTATAACATATATAATTGTGTAGAATtaatgtataatctatgtatatcggCAAGAAAAAGCAAACATCGAATCCAACCGACTTTTTGCGTAATGATTCGAAAAATAAAGAATGCCATATAAAATGAAATAGTGGGAGCATTGTATTTTACCTTAGGGTAAATGGGAATGCCATTTAGGAGACAAAGCTGAGGAATGATAGCTAAAAACCAAGCTGGGAAGCAATAGAGAGGCTGAGATGCAAGGTAAGCATAACACATGCATTCAAGAAGAGGCATTCTTGAGATCAAGCCATAAATTAGGGGGCAAAATCTTGAGAATAAAACTTCAATTAGTCCAGAATTCCATCTTGTGCCTTGAATTAATGTGTCATTCAAATTTGTTGTTGCACTGCCTAAAAATGCTGGCCTTGTAGGGTTATAAAAGACAGACTTCCAGCCTTTGCAATGCAAAATAAAACCTGTGAAGTAGTCTTCCACCACTGAATggtacaagaatcctatctatataaTGAAGCCAATATTCAATGTTAGCACAAATATGATAGCTCAAAGAATTAGGTTATACTAGATGGGGCAAAGTTAAAATGAAGAATTAATCTAAATAGCCGGCTCACTCAACCGCTTAAACTAAAAGTAGGCGGCGaatatataatctatgtataatCTATATATTGTATTTGCATAATCattgtataatctatgtatatcggCTTGAAAAGTAAACACTGAACCCGGACGGCTATTTATATAAAGATCCCAATGAAAATcagtctattttttttttaagtaaTTCACTTAACCTGTCCAAGTTTAAACATATTGGATCATAACCAGTTTGTTGACTTGACCCAATGGGTTGAACTCAAAATGACACATCATATTATTAGGTCAAATGGGTCAAAATAGTGGAACCCAATATGTCAAAATGCAACtcaaacccaaaataaaaagcaAACTTGGAAGATTGAATTATGaagaacttaaactaataatttaagaaaaatacattagCTTTCACATTCTTTTTtcaagaagaaaacaaaaaagcaAGAGAGATTGGGTTAAATTGAACAGATTGGCTTATGACTCATTGTTTCAACCATTTTGACCCAAGCAAACTTTGAACGAGTTGAATCACAATTTATTTATCGACTTAATCAATTTTGACCCGCCCAAGTTGAACCAGTCTACATATTTGCCacttctaaattgcatataattggtTTTTAGCATTAATGTGATTATTAACTTGCCTGGTTTCCCCATTGTGAATCCTGCTCATAGGTGCAAGAGGCTAAAACTTTTGCTTCTTGAATTTTATTGTCAGCAAATTCTTTGATGCCACTGCCATTTTGCTTGTGATTAGTGCTTGTAAGATTATTTAGGAACTCATTTGAGGAACCAAAACACTTCTTCAGCCCACTAATATCCATGTCTGATAAAAAAGTTCAAGAAATGTGATTAGTGAATATCCATGTATATTGGAGAAATTCTTTTTAAGGGACAAATGGCCAAGaattagagcccgtttggattaatTGATTGTAAATAGTgtcaaaatagcacgggctagccagtttcaGACTGGTAATTGAAAATTATCCACTATTTTATGCGGAGATAAAATCTTGACAAAAATACCCTTAGCAAACACGAAAAAaatctagcataatatgctgaattTTGAAAGTCTTGGATGTAAAGCTCTAGCACATTGTACCGGAGTTCAAACCTCAAAGATACCTTCTAAGCgaattccaacatattatactggagtttaaCTTGTAAAAGTTTAAAATCCTAACGTATTATGTTGTAATTCACATACAGGGTATTTTGAATTCCAACACATTATGTTGGAATTCCATATGTAAAAAGTCtgaattccaacataatatgttggaatttttttggattttaacttatggtatttttgtccaaattttattatcgtatgaaaagtggctaaatttcgattaattTTAAAATAGTAGCTAATTTTCAATTAGTAGTTGTAAATCAGGCtaattttaaatttctttaagtactaaaatttatttttaattaagtGGTGAAACTGATTTTATAAATAAGCATTACAAACGTTTTAATAGTTGAGTAATATACCTTTGTGTATACCAGTCCCATATAGAGCCTTCCTCTTCATATAGAAGCATGTACCAGACAACATAGGT
This genomic stretch from Nicotiana sylvestris chromosome 9, ASM39365v2, whole genome shotgun sequence harbors:
- the LOC104213785 gene encoding cellulose synthase-like protein G2; its protein translation is METLPLQEWKVQKYSAIIHRIHTLIHSIFILSMFYYRLIINLNTIPLSFFPYWLIIFISELLLSFLWLLNSAHIWTPVSRSVFPERLPPEDELPAIDIFVCTADPKKEPPLGVMNTILSVLALDYPIEKLSVYLSDDGGSNLTLYAINETWKFAEFWVPFCRKYGIKKTCPEFYFQGDDEINSSKEFLKERENIQKDYEKFKMRLKKAQENGGTEDTISHFGPNRNTVIEIIGQRGKNNRKIKIPLLVYVSREKNSAHPHHFKAGALNVLLRVSGIISNSPYILILDCDMHSNDPSSARQAMCFHLDPKISPSLAFVQFPQRFHNVSKNDIYDSALRAIFVVKWPGMDGLIGPMLSGTCFYMKRKALYGTGIHKDMDISGLKKCFGSSNEFLNNLTSTNHKQNGSGIKEFADNKIQEAKVLASCTYEQDSQWGNQIGFLYHSVVEDYFTGFILHCKGWKSVFYNPTRPAFLGSATTNLNDTLIQGTRWNSGLIEVLFSRFCPLIYGLISRMPLLECMCYAYLASQPLYCFPAWFLAIIPQLCLLNGIPIYPKVSSPWFMVYSFLFLSTLGKYLWEVVQTGGTMRTWWNEWRVWMIKSITAYFYGSLDAILKLFGFRKASFLPTNKVVDNDQLKRYQKGIYDFQASKMLIVPLVTLVTLNMVSFVLGSAKVIFEGRLSDLFGQVFLSFFILVVNYPIIEGMIFRKDKGSIPCSVTLLSILFCILLLFIGSIFVM